Proteins from a genomic interval of Sphingopyxis sp. QXT-31:
- a CDS encoding Ppx/GppA family phosphatase produces MTALPFRRTPASKVHRSAVIDIGSNSVRLVVYEGPPRAPAVIFNEKVAAGLGRGLAIDGRIAPEDAERGLYALRRYALLAKHMEVQDLQCVATAAVRDAPNGADFIAGAAEAGLEIRLLSGQEEAEAAGYGVVAAIPDAHGIAVDLGGGSLELAEVVNGQVGRRNSFPLGVLRLPALREEGDQAFERAVRKMLRAKGWPGDCAGLPLYLVGGSWRALARLDLELTKDPLAVLDQHTLPRAALRRLTRATRRLSFEELKSIPGMASNRAASLPDAAALLAALANIIDVPEMTVSSSGLREGLLYQALDAGTRAQDPLIVAAEFEGRRLARFAPHGPALADWIAPLFASEDQADSRIRLAASLLSDVAWSANPDFRAERGTEIGLHGNWRGIDIPGRILLARALHAGFGGADGDFPAMGSLVSSERLARARQWGLAIRLAQRLTGGVEAPLKASRIAQEDGKLVLRLDAGWHHLAGESVDRRLRSLAQALDAKPELVLL; encoded by the coding sequence TTGACAGCATTGCCCTTCCGCCGAACCCCCGCTTCCAAGGTTCACCGCTCCGCCGTCATCGATATCGGATCGAACTCGGTCCGCCTGGTCGTCTATGAAGGCCCGCCGCGCGCGCCCGCGGTGATCTTCAACGAAAAGGTCGCCGCCGGCCTTGGCCGCGGCCTCGCGATCGACGGCCGCATCGCCCCCGAAGACGCCGAACGCGGCCTCTATGCGCTGCGCCGCTATGCGCTGCTCGCAAAGCATATGGAGGTCCAGGACCTGCAATGCGTCGCGACTGCCGCAGTGCGCGACGCGCCCAACGGCGCCGACTTCATCGCCGGCGCCGCCGAAGCGGGGCTCGAAATCCGGCTGCTATCGGGGCAGGAAGAGGCCGAGGCGGCGGGATATGGCGTGGTCGCCGCGATCCCCGACGCGCACGGCATCGCGGTCGATCTGGGCGGCGGCAGCCTAGAACTCGCCGAAGTCGTCAATGGTCAGGTCGGCCGCCGCAACAGCTTCCCGCTCGGCGTGTTGCGGCTTCCCGCGCTGCGCGAGGAGGGCGATCAGGCGTTCGAGCGCGCGGTTCGCAAGATGCTGCGCGCCAAGGGCTGGCCGGGCGATTGCGCCGGGCTGCCGCTCTATCTGGTCGGCGGTTCGTGGCGCGCGCTCGCACGCCTCGACCTCGAACTCACCAAGGATCCGCTCGCGGTGCTCGACCAGCACACGCTGCCGCGCGCCGCGCTTCGCCGCCTGACCCGCGCGACGCGGCGGCTGAGCTTCGAGGAATTGAAGTCGATCCCCGGCATGGCGTCGAACCGCGCCGCCTCGCTGCCCGACGCCGCGGCGCTGCTCGCCGCGCTTGCCAACATCATTGACGTGCCCGAGATGACCGTATCGTCGTCGGGGCTGCGCGAAGGATTGCTCTATCAGGCGCTCGATGCCGGCACGCGCGCGCAGGACCCGCTGATCGTCGCCGCCGAGTTCGAGGGCCGCCGCCTCGCGCGCTTCGCGCCGCACGGCCCCGCGCTCGCCGACTGGATCGCGCCGCTGTTCGCCAGCGAGGACCAGGCCGACAGCCGCATCCGCCTCGCCGCGAGCCTGCTCAGCGACGTCGCCTGGTCGGCGAACCCCGACTTCCGCGCCGAACGCGGCACCGAGATCGGCCTGCACGGCAATTGGCGCGGCATCGACATCCCCGGCCGCATCCTGCTCGCGCGCGCGCTGCACGCGGGGTTCGGCGGCGCAGACGGCGATTTCCCCGCAATGGGCAGCCTGGTGTCCAGCGAGCGGCTGGCGCGCGCGCGGCAATGGGGGCTTGCGATCCGCCTCGCGCAGCGGCTGACCGGCGGGGTCGAGGCCCCGCTCAAGGCGAGCCGCATCGCGCAGGAGGATGGCAAGCTGGTGCTCCGCCTCGACGCCGGCTGGCACCATCTGGCGGGCGAATCGGTCGACCGCCGCCTGCGCTCGCTCGCGCAGGCGCTCGACGCGAAACCCGAACTCGTGCTGCTTTAG
- the rnd gene encoding ribonuclease D has protein sequence MQVHPLIETSAALVEFCNLIKDSDFIAVDTEFMRENTFWPELCLIQVADSEHAAAIDPMAKDMDLKPLLDLLVDNEEMLKVFHAGGQDVEIIFNLTGKTPHPIFDTQIGQMALGQAEQVGYSNLVEAWVGIQLDKGARFTDWSRRPLDKRQIDYAIGDVTHLAKIFPMMLKKLVKTGRGHWLDEEMEKLADPANYNIDPEQVWHRIKIPSRKPDVLGRLKSLAAWREREARSKNLPRGRIVKDETLADLAAHPPKDQDGLGRVRGLSATWRSNDIGSRLMDALANAQPLGRDDMPDRAPRGPGLGKEGVLVADLLKLLLKIRARELNVAARLIARSDDLEALAAGRRDDIPMLQGWRNDVFGHAALDLVEGRMGFAVVNGKLVMSVIDPAAATPIDDVA, from the coding sequence ATGCAAGTCCATCCGCTCATCGAAACCAGCGCCGCGCTCGTCGAATTCTGTAACCTGATTAAGGACAGCGATTTCATCGCCGTCGATACCGAGTTCATGCGCGAGAACACTTTCTGGCCCGAACTCTGCCTGATCCAGGTCGCCGACAGCGAGCATGCCGCGGCGATCGACCCGATGGCGAAGGACATGGACCTGAAGCCGCTGCTCGACCTGCTCGTCGACAACGAGGAGATGCTGAAGGTCTTCCATGCCGGTGGGCAGGATGTCGAAATCATCTTCAACCTGACCGGCAAGACCCCGCACCCGATCTTCGACACGCAGATCGGCCAGATGGCGCTGGGCCAGGCCGAACAGGTCGGATATTCGAACCTGGTCGAGGCATGGGTCGGCATCCAGCTCGACAAGGGCGCACGCTTCACCGACTGGAGCCGCCGCCCGCTCGACAAGCGCCAGATCGACTATGCGATCGGCGACGTGACGCATCTCGCGAAGATTTTCCCGATGATGCTCAAAAAACTGGTCAAGACCGGGCGCGGCCACTGGCTCGACGAGGAAATGGAAAAGCTCGCCGATCCCGCCAATTACAATATCGATCCCGAGCAGGTTTGGCACCGCATCAAGATCCCGTCGCGCAAGCCCGACGTACTCGGCCGGCTGAAATCGCTCGCCGCATGGCGCGAGCGCGAGGCGCGGAGCAAGAACTTGCCGCGCGGGCGCATCGTCAAGGACGAGACGCTCGCCGATCTCGCCGCGCATCCGCCGAAGGACCAGGACGGTCTCGGCCGCGTGCGTGGACTGTCGGCAACATGGCGCTCGAACGACATCGGCAGCCGGCTGATGGACGCGCTCGCCAATGCCCAGCCGCTCGGCCGCGACGACATGCCCGACCGTGCACCGCGCGGGCCCGGGCTCGGCAAGGAGGGCGTGCTCGTTGCCGACCTCCTCAAACTGCTGCTCAAAATTCGCGCGCGCGAGCTCAATGTCGCGGCGCGGCTGATCGCGCGCAGCGACGATCTCGAGGCGCTGGCGGCGGGGCGGCGCGACGATATTCCGATGCTCCAGGGCTGGCGTAACGACGTGTTCGGCCATGCCGCACTCGACCTGGTCGAGGGGCGGATGGGCTTTGCGGTCGTCAACGGCAAGCTGGTGATGAGCGTCATCGACCCCGCCGCGGCGACGCCGATCGACGACGTCGCCTAA
- a CDS encoding FAD-binding protein, whose translation MPIVKLGAEADWTNYHGTGVCEGAVRYALRSGDAARGRDELAAASAAVREWLADAQREGKRVRPLGAGWSPSNINICSQAWLLHTRRFNRCFRIGPGDVRPGVDAAGLMLVQSGALVDEVSDKLEEQGRSLWTSGAGNGQTFAGAAATGTHGSMVTRGGIQDHIRAVQVVTPSGVHWVEPAAGLMSDAFIAATGSAALRDDDLFAAVQLPVGALGIVTALVVDSVPKFLVRPIQNLRKVDCAALGWLAVGDFRRFSAAYALDREPDFVQMIVNPFKPLKRPAMLRFLYREEWRQDYPHATPGQMGAGYDALSLLGKLLDDYPWARGALLQFAMKQGYAAGPDVDDPPVYGTWGEGLDTHRPLADLFNASVTIDRSELARVFELICAVYTKYGGSTAVTIRFMERAQGLLAPARFAHNAVIDFDGPRSQRTADAYRRVVDLLDREGVAFTRHWAKSCHLDAARIAGDYGDDLTRWRAARDRLLPDPAHRALFGSPVLDGLGLTV comes from the coding sequence ATGCCGATCGTGAAGCTCGGCGCCGAGGCCGACTGGACCAATTATCACGGCACGGGCGTCTGCGAGGGCGCGGTGCGCTATGCGCTGCGCAGCGGCGACGCGGCGCGCGGGCGCGACGAACTGGCAGCGGCCTCGGCCGCGGTGCGCGAATGGCTGGCCGACGCTCAGCGAGAGGGCAAGCGCGTGCGCCCGCTCGGCGCCGGCTGGTCGCCCTCGAACATCAATATCTGTTCGCAGGCCTGGCTGCTCCACACGCGCCGCTTCAACCGCTGCTTCCGCATCGGCCCCGGCGACGTGCGGCCGGGCGTCGATGCCGCGGGGTTGATGCTCGTCCAATCGGGGGCGCTCGTCGATGAGGTGTCCGACAAGCTCGAGGAGCAGGGGCGCTCGCTCTGGACCAGCGGCGCGGGCAACGGCCAGACCTTCGCGGGCGCCGCGGCGACGGGCACGCACGGCTCGATGGTGACGCGCGGGGGCATCCAGGACCATATCCGCGCGGTGCAGGTCGTCACGCCCTCGGGCGTTCATTGGGTCGAACCCGCGGCCGGGCTGATGAGCGACGCCTTCATCGCCGCCACCGGGTCGGCGGCGCTGCGCGACGACGATCTCTTCGCGGCGGTCCAGCTTCCGGTCGGGGCGCTCGGCATCGTCACCGCGCTGGTGGTCGACAGCGTCCCCAAATTCCTCGTCCGCCCGATCCAGAATCTGCGCAAAGTCGACTGCGCGGCGCTGGGCTGGCTCGCGGTGGGCGATTTCCGGCGTTTTTCGGCGGCCTATGCGCTCGATCGCGAGCCCGATTTCGTGCAGATGATCGTCAATCCCTTCAAGCCGCTCAAGCGGCCCGCGATGCTGCGTTTCCTGTATCGCGAGGAATGGCGCCAGGACTATCCGCACGCCACGCCGGGCCAGATGGGTGCGGGTTACGACGCGCTGAGCCTTCTCGGCAAATTGCTCGATGATTATCCCTGGGCGCGCGGCGCGCTGCTCCAGTTCGCGATGAAGCAGGGCTATGCCGCGGGCCCCGATGTCGACGATCCGCCGGTGTACGGGACCTGGGGCGAGGGGCTCGACACGCACCGGCCGCTCGCGGACCTGTTCAACGCCTCGGTGACGATCGACCGGAGCGAACTGGCACGCGTGTTCGAGCTGATCTGTGCGGTCTATACCAAATATGGCGGCTCGACCGCGGTGACGATCCGCTTCATGGAGCGGGCGCAGGGGCTGCTCGCGCCCGCGCGTTTCGCGCATAATGCGGTGATCGACTTCGATGGGCCGCGGAGCCAGCGCACCGCCGATGCCTATAGGCGCGTCGTTGACCTGCTCGACCGCGAGGGTGTCGCGTTTACGCGCCATTGGGCGAAGAGCTGCCACCTCGACGCGGCACGCATCGCGGGCGACTATGGCGACGACCTGACCCGCTGGCGCGCCGCGCGCGACCGGCTGCTGCCCGACCCCGCGCATCGTGCGCTCTTCGGCAGCCCGGTGCTCGACGGGCTCGGCCTGACGGTCTGA
- the aspS gene encoding aspartate--tRNA ligase → MHAYRTHTCADLRAANVGEEVRLSGWVHRTREHANVLFVDLRDHYGITQIVVETGSELYPPVNGVGPESVLTFTGKVAARSTETLNPKLATGEIEIYPSAVTVQSAADRLPLPVFGETEYPEEIRLTNRFLDLRRERLHKNIVLRSNVISSLRRRMIDQGFTEFQTPILTASSPEGARDYLVPSRVHPGKFYALPQAPQMFKQLLMVAGFDRYFQIAPCFRDEDARADRSPGEFYQLDFEMSFVTQDDVFAAIEPVLHGVFEEFADFDGKGRTVSPLPFQRIPYRESMLKYGSDKPDLRNPLLVHDVGAFFKGSGFGRFASMVEEGQVVRAVAAPETHEKSRKFFDEMNSWAQSEGFPGLGYATQKDGVFGGPIANNHGQDGMKAIADAMGLGPNDGIFFAAGAEAKAAKLAGLARTRVAEQLDLIDKSRFEFCWIVDFPMFEADEDTGKIDFSHNPFSMPQGEMDALTNKDPLDILAYQYDIVCNGVELSSGAIRNHRPDIMYKAFEIAGYSQADVDTNFAGMINAFKFGAPPHGGSAPGVDRIVMLLADEPNIREVIVFPMTQKAEDLMMGAPAPVSEKQLKELHIRLVDGPKS, encoded by the coding sequence ATGCACGCCTATCGCACCCATACATGCGCCGATCTTCGCGCCGCCAACGTCGGTGAGGAAGTTCGTCTCTCGGGCTGGGTGCACCGGACGCGCGAGCATGCCAATGTGCTCTTCGTCGATCTGCGCGACCATTATGGCATCACCCAGATCGTCGTCGAGACGGGCTCCGAGCTCTACCCGCCGGTCAATGGCGTCGGCCCCGAGTCGGTCCTGACCTTCACCGGCAAGGTTGCCGCGCGCTCGACCGAGACGCTCAACCCGAAGCTCGCGACCGGCGAGATCGAAATCTACCCGAGCGCGGTGACCGTCCAGTCGGCGGCCGATCGCCTGCCGCTGCCGGTGTTCGGCGAGACCGAATATCCCGAGGAAATCCGCCTCACCAACCGCTTCCTCGACCTGCGCCGCGAGCGGCTGCACAAGAATATCGTGCTGCGCTCGAACGTGATTTCGTCGCTGCGCCGCCGGATGATCGACCAGGGCTTCACCGAATTCCAGACGCCGATCCTGACCGCGAGCAGCCCCGAGGGCGCGCGCGACTATCTGGTGCCCAGCCGTGTCCACCCGGGCAAATTCTATGCGCTGCCGCAGGCGCCGCAGATGTTCAAGCAGCTGCTGATGGTCGCGGGCTTCGACCGCTATTTCCAGATCGCCCCCTGCTTCCGCGACGAGGACGCGCGCGCCGACCGTTCGCCCGGCGAATTCTACCAGCTCGATTTCGAGATGAGCTTCGTCACGCAGGACGATGTCTTCGCTGCGATCGAACCCGTCCTGCACGGCGTGTTCGAGGAATTCGCCGATTTCGACGGCAAGGGGCGCACCGTGTCGCCGCTGCCGTTCCAGCGCATCCCGTACCGCGAATCGATGCTGAAATATGGCAGCGACAAGCCCGACCTCCGCAACCCGCTGCTCGTCCACGACGTCGGCGCCTTCTTCAAGGGTTCGGGCTTCGGCCGCTTCGCGTCGATGGTCGAGGAAGGCCAGGTCGTCCGCGCCGTCGCCGCCCCCGAAACGCACGAGAAGAGCCGCAAGTTCTTCGACGAGATGAACAGCTGGGCGCAATCGGAAGGTTTTCCGGGCCTCGGCTATGCGACGCAGAAGGACGGCGTGTTCGGCGGCCCGATCGCCAACAACCATGGCCAGGACGGCATGAAGGCGATCGCCGACGCGATGGGTCTCGGCCCGAACGATGGCATCTTCTTCGCGGCGGGCGCCGAGGCGAAGGCCGCGAAGCTTGCGGGGCTTGCCCGCACGCGTGTCGCCGAGCAGCTCGACCTGATCGACAAGAGCCGCTTCGAATTCTGCTGGATCGTCGATTTCCCGATGTTCGAGGCCGACGAGGACACCGGCAAGATCGATTTCAGCCACAACCCCTTCTCGATGCCGCAGGGCGAGATGGACGCGCTGACGAACAAGGACCCGCTCGATATCCTCGCGTACCAATATGACATCGTCTGCAACGGCGTCGAACTGTCGTCGGGCGCGATCCGGAACCATCGCCCGGACATCATGTACAAGGCGTTCGAAATTGCGGGCTACAGCCAGGCGGACGTCGACACCAATTTCGCAGGCATGATCAACGCCTTCAAGTTCGGCGCGCCGCCGCACGGCGGTTCGGCGCCGGGTGTCGACCGCATCGTGATGCTGCTCGCCGACGAGCCGAACATCCGCGAAGTGATCGTCTTCCCGATGACGCAGAAGGCCGAGGACCTGATGATGGGCGCGCCCGCGCCGGTCAGCGAAAAGCAGCTCAAGGAACTGCACATCCGCCTCGTGGACGGGCCGAAGAGCTGA
- a CDS encoding alpha/beta fold hydrolase: MSEPREHRLATPDGDLCWFEWGGRSERPSVLLLHATGFHARLWDQVVAALAAGTHVVAPDSLGHGRSAKPAALFDWAKTADFLLPLVDRFAGTPLVGCGHSMGGYLLTRLAAERPAAFRHLILIDPVIMDPAFYADAAGQPLPDPAEHPVARRRARWEGWEAMLAHFGKRPPYMHWDPAVLADYCRHGLLPAADGEGWDLACPPAVEASVYLSALRTSPHDWFARIAAPVSVIRAKTGERAGNLDFSVSPTWPALGAALGAVRDEQWGELSHFIPMEAPQRLATLIAAEL; this comes from the coding sequence ATGAGCGAGCCGCGCGAACACCGGCTTGCGACGCCGGATGGCGACCTCTGCTGGTTCGAATGGGGCGGGCGCTCGGAGCGGCCGTCGGTGCTGTTGCTCCACGCGACCGGCTTTCACGCGCGCCTGTGGGACCAGGTCGTCGCGGCGCTGGCCGCGGGCACGCACGTCGTCGCACCCGACAGCCTGGGACATGGCCGCAGCGCCAAGCCCGCGGCGCTGTTCGACTGGGCGAAGACCGCCGATTTCCTGCTGCCGCTGGTCGATCGTTTTGCGGGCACGCCGCTCGTCGGTTGCGGGCACAGCATGGGCGGGTATCTGCTGACGCGGCTCGCCGCCGAGCGGCCTGCGGCGTTCCGCCACCTGATCCTGATCGACCCGGTGATCATGGACCCGGCTTTCTATGCCGATGCCGCCGGGCAGCCCTTGCCCGATCCCGCCGAGCATCCCGTCGCGCGCCGCCGCGCGCGTTGGGAGGGGTGGGAGGCGATGCTCGCGCATTTCGGCAAGCGGCCGCCCTATATGCATTGGGACCCGGCGGTTCTGGCGGACTATTGCCGTCATGGGCTGCTGCCCGCAGCCGACGGCGAGGGGTGGGACCTTGCCTGCCCGCCGGCGGTCGAGGCTTCGGTCTATCTCAGCGCGCTCCGCACCAGCCCGCACGACTGGTTCGCCCGCATCGCGGCGCCGGTCAGCGTGATCCGCGCCAAGACCGGTGAACGCGCGGGCAATCTCGACTTCTCGGTCAGCCCGACCTGGCCCGCGCTGGGCGCCGCGCTCGGTGCGGTCCGCGACGAGCAGTGGGGCGAGCTCAGCCACTTCATTCCGATGGAGGCGCCGCAGCGCCTCGCCACCCTCATCGCTGCCGAGCTTTGA
- a CDS encoding polyphosphate kinase 2 family protein, with translation MTISLSDFESGAKYDGDYSGDLAELQERLGRIQAAHITHGQRSVIMFEGWDGAGKGGIITRLTAPLDPRYFEVWPIGAPSDEEKARHFLWRFWKRLPGNRELSIFDRSWYGRVLVERVEGFASEGEWRKGYDEINEFEAQLTGSSTHLVKLFVHITQDEQDERFADRLNDPWKRWKTGPEDYRNRSKRKDYLAALHDMFEQTNTRWAPWKVIDGNNKKAARIAALTHIADSLEAAVPMTPPELDPATVKLAQKAFGYKPED, from the coding sequence ATGACCATATCGCTCTCCGACTTCGAATCCGGCGCCAAATATGACGGCGATTATTCGGGCGACCTCGCCGAACTGCAGGAGCGGCTCGGCCGCATCCAGGCCGCGCACATCACCCACGGCCAGCGCAGCGTCATCATGTTCGAGGGCTGGGATGGCGCGGGCAAGGGCGGCATCATCACCCGCCTCACCGCGCCGCTCGACCCGCGCTATTTCGAGGTGTGGCCGATCGGCGCGCCGAGCGACGAGGAAAAGGCGCGCCATTTCCTGTGGCGCTTCTGGAAGCGGCTGCCGGGCAACCGCGAACTCTCGATCTTCGACCGCAGCTGGTACGGCCGCGTCCTTGTCGAGCGCGTCGAGGGGTTCGCGAGCGAGGGCGAATGGCGCAAGGGTTATGACGAGATCAACGAGTTCGAGGCGCAGCTGACGGGCTCGTCGACGCACCTCGTCAAGCTGTTCGTCCACATCACGCAGGACGAGCAGGACGAGCGCTTCGCCGACCGGCTGAACGACCCGTGGAAACGGTGGAAGACCGGGCCCGAGGATTATCGCAACCGGTCGAAGCGCAAGGATTATCTGGCCGCGCTGCACGACATGTTCGAGCAGACGAACACGCGCTGGGCGCCGTGGAAGGTGATCGACGGCAACAACAAAAAGGCCGCGCGCATCGCCGCGCTGACGCACATCGCCGACTCGCTCGAGGCCGCGGTGCCGATGACGCCGCCCGAGCTCGACCCCGCGACGGTCAAGCTGGCGCAAAAGGCGTTCGGCTACAAACCTGAGGACTAG
- a CDS encoding J domain-containing protein, translating to MSRAKRSDDWGFPRWRPYGSSREAQKVRLCDRHGCTEPGNCPAPKSPNSPERWYFCETHAAEYNRGWDYFEGLSAEDAAARAAEEARGARSYAKAQHYAWGGSGDGSRSADEMRALELLGLDPDADFDATKKAWRALAKECHPDVKPGDADAAKRFAAGQAAFEVLKQAEDRKSWRPA from the coding sequence ATGAGCCGCGCCAAGAGATCCGACGACTGGGGTTTTCCCCGCTGGCGCCCCTATGGATCGTCGCGCGAGGCGCAGAAGGTGCGGCTGTGCGACCGGCACGGCTGCACCGAGCCCGGCAACTGCCCCGCGCCCAAATCGCCGAACAGCCCCGAACGCTGGTATTTCTGCGAAACCCACGCTGCCGAATATAATCGCGGCTGGGATTATTTCGAAGGCCTCAGCGCCGAGGACGCGGCGGCGCGCGCGGCCGAGGAAGCGCGCGGCGCGCGCAGCTATGCCAAGGCGCAGCATTACGCGTGGGGCGGATCGGGCGACGGCAGCCGCAGCGCCGACGAGATGCGCGCGCTCGAACTGCTCGGGCTCGACCCCGACGCCGATTTCGACGCGACCAAGAAGGCGTGGCGCGCGCTCGCCAAGGAATGCCATCCCGATGTGAAGCCCGGCGATGCCGATGCCGCGAAACGCTTCGCCGCGGGGCAGGCGGCGTTCGAGGTGTTGAAGCAGGCCGAGGATCGGAAGAGCTGGAGACCGGCCTAA
- the mtgA gene encoding monofunctional biosynthetic peptidoglycan transglycosylase, whose translation MTTAKPKPKRRKLPWYLRPFKWLLWFVVVTVVWVLIYAVVPPPVTVTMLTDGNGITKDWESLSNIDRNMVRAAIAAEDGKFCSHDGFDRDAIEDAIERNAKGKRLRGGSTISQQTAKNVFLWQGSGWTRYVRKVPEIWFTFLIEKIWGKRRIMEVYLNVAETGLGTYGVEAGAQRYFKHGAAKLTPTEAARIAAILPLPKKREAISPSGFTRRYGNTIRARIGVVGRDGLDGCIYK comes from the coding sequence ATGACCACCGCGAAGCCGAAACCCAAACGCCGCAAGCTGCCCTGGTATCTGCGGCCCTTCAAATGGCTGCTGTGGTTCGTCGTCGTCACGGTCGTCTGGGTGCTGATCTATGCCGTCGTGCCGCCGCCGGTGACGGTGACGATGCTGACCGACGGCAACGGCATCACCAAGGATTGGGAGAGCCTGTCAAACATCGACCGCAACATGGTGCGCGCCGCGATCGCCGCCGAGGACGGCAAATTCTGCAGCCACGACGGCTTCGACCGCGACGCGATCGAGGATGCGATCGAGCGCAACGCCAAGGGCAAAAGGCTGCGCGGCGGCTCGACGATCAGCCAGCAGACCGCGAAGAACGTCTTCCTGTGGCAGGGCAGCGGCTGGACGCGCTACGTCCGCAAGGTCCCCGAAATCTGGTTCACCTTCCTGATCGAAAAGATCTGGGGCAAGCGCCGGATCATGGAGGTCTATCTCAACGTCGCCGAAACCGGGCTCGGTACCTATGGCGTCGAGGCGGGGGCGCAGCGCTATTTCAAGCATGGCGCGGCGAAACTGACCCCGACCGAAGCGGCGCGCATCGCGGCGATCCTACCGTTGCCCAAGAAGCGTGAGGCGATCAGCCCCTCGGGCTTCACGCGGCGATACGGCAACACGATCCGCGCGCGGATCGGGGTGGTCGGGCGCGATGGGCTGGATGGGTGCATTTATAAATAG
- a CDS encoding M23 family metallopeptidase, with protein MPLPFLAVLLAPPLAAVPAEPPADIRPYQSLHLELPYTPPIARIDGGDRLIYELHATNFSSRTLAITSVDVRVAADDKRVARIDPAGTMRRIGAATGPTNHLAPGQRAIFYLSVPWSGDGAVPLVHHITFVPQRKEGASDPVTIAGAAFNPRPAFEARLGAPLRGGPWTAVALPGVDNGHRRFPYAVRGRVHIPGRHAIDWMPAVGFDPVSTGTGVAPDGSGADVLAVADAEIVTVKAERAADARANVEDETGAMIVLRLADGRHAFYQHLAPGLRLRPGMRVRRGQVIGKVGASGHVTQPHLHFHVADGPTPLDSEGLPYHFGAGRIAGRYTDKADFDAGKPWQAEMQRPIDGLPPANAVILFDPTTP; from the coding sequence ATGCCGCTGCCCTTCCTCGCCGTCCTGCTCGCCCCGCCCCTCGCCGCCGTCCCCGCCGAGCCGCCGGCCGACATCCGCCCCTATCAGTCGCTCCACCTCGAACTGCCCTACACGCCCCCGATCGCGCGCATCGATGGCGGGGACCGGCTGATCTACGAGCTGCACGCGACCAATTTCTCTTCGCGGACGCTTGCGATCACCTCGGTCGATGTGCGCGTCGCAGCCGATGACAAGCGCGTCGCGCGGATCGACCCCGCCGGCACGATGCGGCGGATCGGCGCCGCGACCGGACCCACGAACCACCTCGCCCCAGGCCAGCGCGCGATCTTCTACCTCTCGGTGCCATGGAGCGGCGACGGCGCGGTGCCCCTGGTCCATCACATCACCTTCGTCCCCCAGCGCAAGGAGGGCGCGTCCGACCCGGTGACCATCGCCGGCGCGGCCTTCAACCCGCGCCCGGCTTTCGAGGCCAGGCTGGGCGCCCCGCTGCGCGGCGGCCCCTGGACCGCCGTCGCGCTTCCCGGCGTCGACAACGGCCACCGCCGCTTTCCCTATGCGGTACGCGGCCGCGTCCACATTCCCGGCCGCCACGCGATCGACTGGATGCCCGCCGTGGGTTTCGATCCGGTCTCGACGGGCACCGGCGTCGCCCCCGACGGATCGGGCGCGGACGTACTAGCGGTCGCCGATGCCGAGATCGTCACCGTCAAGGCGGAGCGAGCCGCCGACGCGCGCGCCAATGTCGAGGACGAGACCGGCGCGATGATCGTGCTGCGCCTCGCCGACGGCCGCCATGCCTTCTACCAGCATCTCGCCCCCGGCCTCCGCCTCCGCCCCGGCATGCGTGTGCGGCGCGGACAGGTGATCGGCAAGGTCGGCGCCTCGGGCCATGTCACCCAGCCGCATCTGCATTTCCATGTCGCCGACGGCCCCACGCCACTCGACAGCGAGGGACTACCCTATCATTTCGGCGCGGGGCGGATCGCCGGTCGCTACACCGACAAAGCCGACTTCGACGCGGGAAAGCCCTGGCAGGCGGAGATGCAGCGCCCGATCGACGGCCTGCCGCCCGCCAATGCGGTGATCCTTTTCGATCCGACGACGCCATAG